The Rhodamnia argentea isolate NSW1041297 chromosome 7, ASM2092103v1, whole genome shotgun sequence genome contains the following window.
CCACGTCATCACTTCATTCGTCACCCCCGCCACACCCCCAAAAATTAAAGGCCCGGTTCCAATTCCAAGTACATTCACATTTACGATTTACCTCCCCCAAGCAATCTCCATTcacttccttctctctctctctctctaaaaaaaaaaataaataaaaataaaaataaaaatcaataaataaaaataaaaataaaaaaataaaatgaaataatgaTGGAGAAATAAATCCACATATATCCAAATTCATGCACTTTCGTGTCTCTTCTTTGCTCCTCCTCCTTGGTATAGCGTTAAATGCTCTCTATTTATGGTCTGTTGGCCTTGAATTGAAGGAGCTTGCAAACCTAATCATTCCTATGCgcgaaaaaaaatcaaatcttaaaaaagaaattacttgaTTCCGGAGAGAACGGTACCGCGAAGATGTTGTTACGGTAATTTCTCCGGTGGCTAGCTTTCCCATTCGTGCTTCGAGAAATTCAACTCGAGGGACTCGTGTGATCTATCTACGTGACGTAGCGTTCAACGAAAATAACAAGCAAATCCTTGCTTTAGAGAGAAATCTCGAGAAATTTGATAATAGAAATAATGATCATCTTAAAAAAACGTCATAaacacaccttttatagggtgttaactCTAATCCTAATCCTAGTAggattataaatataaaattcaaaattacaaaactgccaTTTATAAATCCtacaaatcctaaaaaaaaaaaaaaaaatagaaaaatccatcTGGACATTCCCAaatcgccaaaatccatcgttagtcacggccgAAGGcaatgaatattgattaggacgccgtttCTCTTCGACCAACCGAATTTGGGCTAGATCCGACGTCGTTGAACCCGATCCGCATGTTCTTGGCACATCATCGTTTAGcacttccgattggatttctaatatccaatcgatccagaaacgcACTACCAATACATTCCGCATCacaatatgaaattaaaaagtaCCATTTGGACATCCGAGAATTATTGAGCAAATAATGTTTAAATTACTAGGGCTTCAGACCGTCATGCTACAAAAAGTTTACATCTTTCTTGGTAGAAAAGAATAGGTTGTTTACCCAATACATCGACTAATTGAAACTTTGATTATGCATTAAGCAATGAAGAATAAAGGATGGTTAGTGGGGAGCACACCAACCAAATTATTACGGCTAATTTTGGCATCAACTTGCCTTGCTCCCTTTAACAAAGATGATCGTACCGTAAttaaagaattaccaaaaaaattaaatgcggCGGCAAAAATGGCtggcaaaaataataataaataattccGCAACCAAACGAACGAGCGCAATAAATTTAatcaaaaaagacaaagaaaaaaaagtttcccCATACAAAATCACAGTCGATCctcatcgtcatcttcttcctcttcttcggacagagagagagagagaggaggcttCTCGTGAAGCTGCAGCGACTCTTCGAAGACGAAGAGAGTTTCATGGAgggggaagagggagagagagagcagatcgTTCATCAGCATATAAGTTAagtagctttctctctctacccctgcagctctctctctctctctctatggagTTCCTCTCTTTCTCGTTCCCACATTCTTTGCTTCTTGCCACGAGATCCAATCTAGTCGTCAGCTAGTCCGCGACCTCTCGCATTGCGCGAAAGACACTGCCAGAAGGCGGGATCTAGCGAGATACAGGGCGAAGCGACGCGGCTTGCGGTTTCTCCGAGCTCGAGGCTGCGGGCGGCGATGTCGAGTGCGGGCAAGGCGGCCGGGGATGGCACCGGCGTTGACTCGCTCGCGGCGCGTTTCGCGGGCTCGGCGAGCTGCGAGGTGAACAAGCCTGACTACAGGGAGCTCGATCTAGGCTCGCCTGTTTCGCCGCTGACGGCTCGGAAATCGATTGGCGGCGGCGCGACCACCACGGTTACCACCTCGAGCAGTTCCTCGAGTTCTTCTGGCTCGGTCTCGGGCAAGACGAGCGCGAACGCTTCGAGCGACGCGGAGACTCTCCAATCGGCGCCGTCGCGGACGCCGAGGCGAGGTCATCGGCGATCTGCCTCCGCCGGGGCTCCGTTGATCCACTCGAGCAGGAGTTTGACCCCGAATTCAAGTGCCAGTGGCAGCAGCATTACGTCGTCGAATCATCACGCGAATGTAGTGGGTTTGAGCGGCAACATTTGTCCGTCGGGGAAGATTTCGAAACCGAATCTCACCAATGCGAACGGTAACAGAATGGCCACGTTGAGCTCTGGGAGCGGAAACTACGGCCACGGAAGCATAATGCGTGGCGGTGCTAGCACTCCAAAGACGAGTAATGGAAGTGTAGCAGAGACGACTACTGGAAAATCTGTCGGCGAATCTGTTGTTAAGAGAGGAATGGCGAGTTTAGATCCAGAGGATGTGAAAAACGCAGGGAACGAACTGTACAGAAAAGGGAAATTCGAAGATGCTTTGTTATTGTACGACAGGGCCATAGCGATTTCGCCTGATAACGCGTCGTATAGAAGTAATCGTGCCGCGGCATTGACGGCTTTAGGGAGGTTGGGTGAGGCGGTGACGGAGTGCGAGGAAGCCGTGAGGCTGGAGCCTGGTCATGGAAGGGCTCGTCAGAGATTAGCTTCTCTTTATCTAAGGTATACGATTTGATCTGGTCCGTGATTTATCATACACATACGCTCAACTTTCTTGTGTTTGATATCTTGCCGTCGCTAAAAGTTACATCTTTTAGATTAGTTAGCAGAGATTACACGAAGTAAAGCTTGTTTTTCAAAGTTCAATTATGATTACTACGGGACGcttctgtttctttctcttagGTTTCGTTGGACAGGTGATTTGGTTCTGCTGTGTAGTCAATAAAGGTCATATTTCCGTTAAGACTTTTCCGTGGAATTGTCTGCAGGCTTTTGTCGTGATTGGTGTGTTATACTTTCGTTCTCAAACCTCTATCACCCATTAGGAAGCTGGGTCTCAAATTCTTGATGAATCGTTTTGTGACtgctttcctttttgttaaGTAGCAATGGAATTCAATGCGGCATCCTGACTTTTACTTGTCTGCCTTCTTTTCTATCGGTTTTGTTCAGATTGATTGCTACTCATGTGAGCGGGAACTACGGATGCATTAAGTTGACTCCTTGTGTGggattttcagttttttctGTTAACCGATTTGGATTTTCAACGTGTTTTCCTAATTGGTTTCCCTGTTTTTGAGTTGATGTGGAATCATGTGATGGCGGAATGAAACAAGTTCTCTGTTTTCTATGTTCTGTAAGGATACTTAGCTTTGAAAGTTGATGATCTTAATTCATAATCTTGCACTTGCGTATTTCCAAGGCTAGGACAGGTTGAAAATGCTCGACATCATCTCTGTTATCCTGGCCAGCAGCCTGACCCATGTGAGTTGAGTAAGCTGCAATCACTGGAAAAGCATCTGAACCTTTGCATCGAATCCAGAAAAATTGGAGACTGGAAAAATGCAGTCAAGGAATCTGATGCGGTAATGGAAGCAGGAGCTAAATCTTCTCCTCTGGTAAAATCCCTGGGTCAAATGGTTAATTTCCCTTAGTTCCCTGACTGAAAGCTGGATTTTTGTTGACTCatcatgtgcaaaatttgcaggTTCTTGCTTGTAAAGCAGAAGCCCTGTTAAAGCTCCATAAACTTCAAGATGCAGAGACGAGCCTAAAAGCTATCTCCAATTTGCCTTTCTACTCACAAAGTAAGTTCTGTGGCATGTTTGCTGAAGCATATGTGCTCTATGTTCAGTCCCAGGTTGACATGGCAATGGGAAGGTATGTTCCTGATACAGAACTTTGAGAATTAAGGGTGATTTTTTTTGCGGGCAATTAAGAAATCATTGTCATGTCTTGCAGGTTTGACAATGCAGTCGCAGCAGTGGAGAAAGCTGGACGTATTGATTACAGCAATGCGGACATTGCATTGCTGCTGAGTAATGTCAAAATGGTAGCCAATGCTCGTGCTCGTGGTCATGATCTTTTCAACTCTGGAAGATTTGACGAGGCCATTGCAGC
Protein-coding sequences here:
- the LOC115746776 gene encoding inactive TPR repeat-containing thioredoxin TTL3-like; translated protein: MSSAGKAAGDGTGVDSLAARFAGSASCEVNKPDYRELDLGSPVSPLTARKSIGGGATTTVTTSSSSSSSSGSVSGKTSANASSDAETLQSAPSRTPRRGHRRSASAGAPLIHSSRSLTPNSSASGSSITSSNHHANVVGLSGNICPSGKISKPNLTNANGNRMATLSSGSGNYGHGSIMRGGASTPKTSNGSVAETTTGKSVGESVVKRGMASLDPEDVKNAGNELYRKGKFEDALLLYDRAIAISPDNASYRSNRAAALTALGRLGEAVTECEEAVRLEPGHGRARQRLASLYLRLGQVENARHHLCYPGQQPDPCELSKLQSLEKHLNLCIESRKIGDWKNAVKESDAVMEAGAKSSPLVLACKAEALLKLHKLQDAETSLKAISNLPFYSQSKFCGMFAEAYVLYVQSQVDMAMGRFDNAVAAVEKAGRIDYSNADIALLLSNVKMVANARARGHDLFNSGRFDEAIAAYGEGLKYDNCNSVLYCNRAVCWSKLGLWDKSIEDCNQALMIQPYYTKALLRRAVSNGKLGRWEEAIRDYEVLRRERPGDSEIAESLRRARVALMGSQHECRNLKPGLN